In Drosophila santomea strain STO CAGO 1482 chromosome 2L, Prin_Dsan_1.1, whole genome shotgun sequence, a single window of DNA contains:
- the LOC122756519 gene encoding uncharacterized protein LOC122756519: protein MNLKELRRSLGIASWYRRLVPNFADVVELMTALLKKDRKWEWTTRQEQAFQDLKDLVTEAPVLACPDFEETFTLQTDASDYGIGVVLIQTIEGQERVTEKECLAIVWSVRKMRCYFEEVTSVRELQQFQYDVKYRRGAQNLVADALLRQPLATVCQAQVQDNSCKWINKMMRKIDQEPTNYPDFREENRHLYRRIGLRPEEEDYTPWKLCVGTNHRGLVLEECHDHPTAGHLGVRKTWPKGTTGPDFSESRFGVPKILVCYNGEQFTSRGVRALCKSLGIELQHTAPYTPRQNPTKRANRTVKTMIAQYLGETPQNTWDQLLPEISLADESHAFPKPGRGTALVPPEEKSRQLHNIFQVARGNAERATAEQGRHLRRRQGPPHRTPSDNHRVSEELPVNTCGHIALSLEQAPNSTIWHHQRCH, encoded by the exons ATGAACCTCAAGGAGCTCCGCCGCAGCCTCGGTATAGCGTCCTGGTACCGACGTTTGGTGCCCAACTTCGCCGACGTGGTCGAACTGATGACCGCCCTTCTCAAAAAGGATCGGAAGTGGGAATGGACGACAAGACAGGAACAAGCCTTTCAAGACTTAAAGGATCTAGTCACCGAGGCACCGGTGCTTGCATGTCCCGACTTCGAAGAGACATTTACATTGCAGACGGACGCCAGTGACTACGGCATTGGTGTCGTACTAATCCAAACCATAGAGGGACAGGAACGTGTCACTGAGAAGGAATGCCTGGCAATAGTTTGGTCAGTCCGCAAAATGCGCTGTTACTTCGAAGAGGTAACCTCGGTTCGAG AGTTGCAGCAGTTCCAATATGACGTCAAGTACCGACGCGGGGCGCAGAATCTGGTCGCCGACGCATTGTTACGCCAACCGCTGGCCACGGTATGCCAGGCACAGGTGCAGGACAACTCCTGTAAGTGGATTAACAAGATGATGCGCAAAATCGACCAGGAACCGACGAATTATCCCGACTTTCGGGAAGAAAACAGACACCTGTACCGACGCATAGGACTCCGcccggaggaggaggactaCACCCCGTGGAAGTTGTGCGTGGGCACCAACCATCGGGGACTAGTATTGGAAGAATGCCATGACCACCCTACGGCTGGGCACCTGGGCGTACGCAAAACGTGGCCCAAAGGAACTACTGGCCCGGATTTTTCCGAGAG CCGATTCGGTGTCCCGAAGATATTAGTTTGCTACAACGGCGAGCAATTCACGAGCCGCGGAGTCCGGGCTTTATGCAAGTCTTTGGGAATTGAATTACAGCACACCGCGCCCTACACGCCTCGACAGAATCCCACGAAACGTGCCAACCGAACCGTGAAGACCATGATAGCGCAGTATCTTGGGGAAACGCCCCAGAACACGTGGGATCAGCTGTTACCAGAGATCTCGCTCGCG GACGAGAGCCACGCTTTCCCAAAGCCGGGACGAGGAACGGCCTTGGTGCCTCCTGAGGAGAAGAGTCGGCAGCtccacaacatttttcaagtcgCCCGCGGCAACGCTGAACGCGCCACCGCCGAACAAGGCCGGCATCTCAGGCGACG CCAGGGACCGCCACATCGGACTCCTTCCGACAATCATCGCGTCAGCGAGGAGCTACCGGTCAACACTTGCGGTCACATAGCTCTCAGCTTGGAACAGGCACCCAACTCCACCATCTGGCATCACCAACGTTGTCACTAA